DNA sequence from the Elusimicrobiaceae bacterium genome:
GAACGCTACGCCATGATCGAGGCGTATAACATGGGCGCGCAGGTGCCGAACGAAAAGCTGATCGAGTTCGCGCTGGCGAAAAAAGCCGACGCGGTGCTGGTGTCGCAGGTAGTCACCCAGAAAGACGTGCATGTGCATAACCTGACCGCCCTGATCGAATTGCTGGAGGCTGGCAACCTGCGCGGCAGGTTCCTTGCGCTGATCGGCGGGCCTCGCATCAGCAACAAGCTCGCGCTGGAACTGGGGTTTGACGCGGGGTTCGGGCCCGGCTCCTATGCCGAGCACACCGCCACGTTCATAGTGAAGACGATGAAGGAGCGGCAGTCCCGCTGAACAGTTCAATGCGTGGCGACCGGTTTGCGCGGCCGCCGCGTGACGGAGTTTTATAAATTCCGCTCACAAAAACCCGGTGCCGGCCGGCACGGCATAAGGATTGCCGACATGGCATGGCTCAAGCAGGGGGATTAGTGTGTAAGCAGGGCAAAAAACGAAGTCTGCACCAAAAGAAACCCCCGGCTTGCCGGTAAAGCTAATAACAACCGGAAGGCCAATGGCACAGCCGGGGGAGTGTCATGAAAAAGCCCCCGTGAAACGGGGGCTTTTTCGTGAGCGGAGAAAATTTTCCGCGCTGTCACTTGGGATAGGCCGAGGCGGGCACGTCGGCCGGACGGGGCTGTTCAAAGCCGGGAGCCGCCGGGGCCGGAGCGGCGGGTTCCGCGCCGGGCGGTTCCGTTACATAGACGCCTTTGTTGGGGCCGTTGTACATGCTGAAATACCCGTTATAAACCAGATTGTCCAGCCGCTCTTTCTGCAGAGCGTCCAGCAGCGGCCGGATATCCTCGTAAATCTGCGCTTTCACCAGGAACATGCCCAGCGTCATGTCATTTAGCTTGAAGCGGTCGCGGCGGGCCTTCGCGCGCACTTCCTCGTATTCCTGAAAGAGTTTGCGGACGGGTTCGTCAATTTCGTAGCGAAGCGTTTTTACCACTCTTTTCTGCTGCTTGATGCTGAAATGCAGCGGTACGCTCAACTGGTTGGCCAGCCGGTCGGCGATCGGCATATAGGGCGGCAGCACGGTTTCTTCAATCACCGGTTTGGTGCGTTCGCGTTCTATTTTCGCGGTCGGCACAAGCACCGGTTCGGTTTTTACCTTCTCAACAGGTTTGGCGGCGGGCGCCGGCGCGGATTTTTTTTCGTCCGCCAGTTTCGGCATAACCGGCCCCGGCACGTTTTCCTGGCCTTTGGCGCCGAGCGGTTTGACTTTGCGCTTGCGTTTCACCGATTTTTTGGGAGCGGGTGTCTGCGCGGGCGCCGCGACGAGCAGCGGCCCGGTTTTGGGATCGGGGATGGCAGCCGGCGCGGCCTGCTCGGCTGGCGGCTGCGGTATGTCCGCCGCATGCGCGGATGCAGTCAGGGCGAGACATAGAGCCAGAATGGCTGACAGGGCAATCGGGTTTTTTTTCATGCTCGAACCTCAATAGAATATATAATCCATTATATACATAATTGATCAGCCTGTAAAACCGCGCGCGCCCAATTATGTAGAATTAGCCGATGACACGAAAAGTGGCTGTGGGATTGGACGGCGGATTGAAGTCTGCTCTTGCGGTCGAACTGCTTCGGCGGCAGGGCTATGAACCTGTTTGCGTCACGATGGCCGTGTTTGACCCGGAGGCCGCCGCCGCGCAGACTTTCCACGGCGGCTGTTTCACCTGCCGGGAGCGGGAGAAGCTGGCGGCAATCTCCGCATTGGCCGGCCGGCTGGGCGCAACCCATTCGGTTATAGAGTTGAAAGACGAATACCGCGCGCATGTGCTGGATTATTTCCGCGGCGAGCATCTGCTTGGCCGTGCGCCCGGCCCGTGCGTGGAATGCAACCGGCATGTGAAATTCGGCGTTTTTATGGAGCGCGCGCTGGAAGCCGCCGGCGCGGATCTGTTCGCCACGGGCCATTGCGCGCGGATCGGGCGCGACGGGAAGGGCGGTTTCACGCTTTGCGCGGGCGCGGACGTTCTGCGCGACCAGTCCTATAATCTGTGGCGGCTTGCGCCCGAACAATTCTCCACAATACTTTTCCCGGTCGGGGAGCTGACGGCGGCGCAGGTGCGCGGGCTGGCGCGGGAATGCGGGCTGTCCGATCTGGCTGAAAACGCTCAGGAGCAGAGTTTCGTGCCGCAGGACGAGTGCCCCGGCCTGTATGAGCCGGGCGATATTGCGCCCGGCAGCGTTGTGGACCGCCGGGGCCGCGTGGTGGGCCGGCACAAAGGCATTGTCTGTTATTCGGTTGGCCAGCGGTTCGGGATTGTAGCGCAATGCGGACCGGAACCGGTATTCGTAAGCGAGATAGAGCCGGACCGCAATGTGCTGGTGGTGGAGGGGCGGCAGGCGTTGCTGTCGGACGCGTTTATGGCGGACGAGGTGAGGTGGCTGCTTGGCTGGGGCATTGACTCGCCATCGGAATTTGAAGTGAAAATAAGGGTGCGGCATGCGCCGGCTCCGGCGACAGTTTCTCCCATTGCCGAGGGCAGGGTGCTGGTACGGTTTGCTAATCCGCAATTGGCGGTTGCGCCCGGTCAAAGCGCCGTGTTTTACAGGGATGGGGTTGTGTGGGGAGGAGGGGTTATCGCCTGAATTAGCCGGCTTGAAACTTGAACCGCCGGCCCGGCGGTTCGCGACGGCGTGTGCTGTCCGGTTTTTAAAAACGGAACGCCCCGGCTTTCAGACCGGGGCGTTCCGTTTCACTATTGAATTTTCAGACCAGCTCAATGCACATCGCTATGCCCATGCCGCCGCCTATGCATAAGGTTGCCAGGCCTTTTTTTGCATTGCGTTTTTTC
Encoded proteins:
- the mnmA gene encoding tRNA 2-thiouridine(34) synthase MnmA; translated protein: MTRKVAVGLDGGLKSALAVELLRRQGYEPVCVTMAVFDPEAAAAQTFHGGCFTCREREKLAAISALAGRLGATHSVIELKDEYRAHVLDYFRGEHLLGRAPGPCVECNRHVKFGVFMERALEAAGADLFATGHCARIGRDGKGGFTLCAGADVLRDQSYNLWRLAPEQFSTILFPVGELTAAQVRGLARECGLSDLAENAQEQSFVPQDECPGLYEPGDIAPGSVVDRRGRVVGRHKGIVCYSVGQRFGIVAQCGPEPVFVSEIEPDRNVLVVEGRQALLSDAFMADEVRWLLGWGIDSPSEFEVKIRVRHAPAPATVSPIAEGRVLVRFANPQLAVAPGQSAVFYRDGVVWGGGVIA